One genomic segment of Desulfocapsa sulfexigens DSM 10523 includes these proteins:
- a CDS encoding response regulator, whose product MPARIFKQYPLLVRLVAYVVCFSLLIAFLLATLRLWIVHDDEIDTIRQNLVELQGSHADSLTKNLWNMDQEGIDIQLKSILQYPDVKAVVLINSYGDRFQSGAVPVETDDLVVHGFSLAKQLKEKSVELGKITIYAAPDRLHDRLRHHFPLVLVTEMIVLFLSGVFILGLFLFKYNRHINKIAKFAGDLRISTLDQELQLDRKKSAPGHQDELDRIVSSLNEMRKRLQNGVGVQLRTEQQLLREKVFSDAIINSLPGLFVVYNEDLKAILFNDRYREKLGVSEDEVAGYQFLDRVVPEDRKKFTEAIQHVFATQHPVSVEVEMVSLDQGRIPYLINGSLFEYEGQKYLIGMSTDITEQRKHEDALRQSQKMEAIGTLAGGIAHDFNNILAAIIGNIELARAGHLSPEKLDKYLSSGLSASFRARDLVEQILSIGRRGQQKKQPLCVATVVKEVVKLLRATIPTTVEIITDIDCDRLILADATQIHQVILNLCTNGYHSMQDTGGCLKISLSEENITEKKHSAKVSLPVGQYLSVEISDTGCGMDKATQKMIFEPYFTTKKSGEGTGLGLAVVHGIVQGHDGHITVKSAPGKGTTFELLFPLLADQEIITAADVDLPEVHGGTERILLVDDEKWILDVISELLELHGYTVTTFVSSLEALNHFRKDPSQFDIVVTDMNMPNLSGELLGKQILAIRSDIPMILCTGFSKTMNSKQSFDDGFSAYMTKPIESRTLLRTIREILDASNRRKLDVLLVDDDSFNQKIVSLLLEYHGHRITVADNGQIALEKLVEKRFDIIFMDMQMPVLDGLQATKIIRDCERNGLESEIFEQWAGKKTNFLQGGHIPVVALTGNLDDESRKQCREAGMDEFLAKPFTRDAINKIIQQITKYPLTVDSQDGFQEAGSSGEKQEANGEDLRKIAWEHLRSVYPLEEKQLTELLDESVRSLKLSIQEASQALALNQIVILESIAHKIKGTLMGLGLVTQIELARMLHISAKKSDIREYASLFRQLTESLQALIENGGHND is encoded by the coding sequence ATGCCAGCGCGTATTTTTAAACAGTATCCTCTTCTTGTTCGTCTTGTCGCTTATGTCGTATGCTTCTCCCTGTTGATTGCCTTTCTTCTGGCTACACTGCGTCTGTGGATTGTTCATGACGATGAGATTGATACCATCCGTCAGAACCTTGTAGAGTTACAGGGAAGTCATGCAGATTCTCTCACCAAGAACCTTTGGAACATGGACCAGGAAGGGATTGATATTCAATTGAAAAGTATTTTGCAGTATCCTGATGTTAAGGCTGTTGTGCTCATAAACAGTTATGGCGACAGATTCCAGTCAGGAGCTGTTCCTGTGGAGACGGATGATCTTGTTGTGCATGGATTCAGCCTTGCAAAACAGTTAAAAGAGAAATCCGTTGAACTTGGAAAAATTACGATCTATGCCGCCCCTGATCGCCTCCATGATCGATTAAGGCATCATTTCCCCTTGGTTTTGGTAACGGAAATGATAGTCCTGTTCCTGTCGGGAGTGTTCATACTGGGACTGTTCTTGTTTAAATACAATAGACATATCAATAAAATAGCGAAATTTGCTGGGGATCTTAGAATCAGTACTCTTGATCAGGAACTGCAGCTGGATAGAAAAAAATCAGCACCTGGTCACCAAGATGAACTCGATCGAATAGTTTCTTCCTTGAACGAAATGCGAAAGCGTTTACAAAATGGGGTGGGCGTCCAGCTGCGAACGGAACAGCAACTCCTTCGTGAAAAGGTGTTTTCTGATGCGATTATCAACAGTCTTCCTGGACTTTTTGTTGTCTATAATGAGGATTTGAAGGCCATACTCTTCAATGATAGATACAGGGAAAAACTTGGGGTTTCTGAAGATGAAGTCGCAGGGTATCAATTTCTAGATCGTGTAGTGCCAGAGGATAGAAAAAAGTTTACTGAGGCTATTCAACATGTATTCGCTACGCAACACCCTGTGAGCGTAGAAGTTGAGATGGTTTCTCTGGATCAGGGCCGGATTCCATACCTGATAAACGGAAGTTTGTTTGAGTATGAAGGCCAAAAATACCTGATAGGAATGAGTACAGATATCACCGAGCAGAGAAAGCATGAAGATGCCCTGCGACAGTCGCAGAAAATGGAGGCTATCGGAACCCTTGCAGGTGGTATCGCCCACGATTTTAACAATATTCTGGCCGCCATTATAGGAAATATCGAGTTAGCTAGAGCTGGACATCTCTCTCCGGAAAAATTGGACAAGTATCTCTCATCAGGGTTAAGTGCATCTTTCAGAGCAAGAGATCTTGTGGAGCAGATACTCTCCATTGGACGTAGAGGACAGCAGAAAAAACAGCCCCTGTGCGTTGCAACAGTGGTAAAAGAAGTTGTGAAACTATTACGTGCAACCATTCCAACTACGGTGGAAATAATCACTGACATTGATTGTGATCGTCTGATCCTTGCCGACGCAACTCAGATCCATCAGGTTATTCTCAATCTGTGTACCAATGGATATCATTCCATGCAGGATACTGGCGGATGTTTGAAGATTTCACTTTCGGAAGAAAATATTACAGAAAAAAAACATTCAGCAAAGGTGAGTCTTCCTGTTGGGCAATATTTGTCTGTTGAGATTAGCGATACTGGCTGTGGTATGGACAAGGCTACTCAGAAAATGATTTTTGAACCATACTTTACAACCAAAAAGAGCGGTGAAGGTACCGGACTTGGTCTCGCTGTTGTCCATGGGATTGTTCAGGGGCATGATGGTCATATAACGGTCAAAAGTGCGCCCGGCAAGGGAACCACCTTTGAACTTCTTTTCCCGCTTCTGGCAGATCAGGAAATTATTACTGCTGCTGACGTTGATCTTCCTGAAGTTCATGGCGGAACTGAAAGAATTCTGCTGGTTGATGATGAAAAGTGGATTCTTGACGTGATTTCCGAACTTCTTGAATTACACGGGTATACAGTGACAACGTTTGTTAGCAGTCTTGAAGCGTTGAATCATTTCCGAAAAGATCCTTCCCAGTTTGATATTGTTGTTACGGATATGAATATGCCCAACCTTTCTGGAGAGCTACTTGGTAAACAGATTCTGGCAATCAGGTCAGACATCCCTATGATATTGTGTACGGGATTCAGCAAAACGATGAACAGTAAACAGAGTTTTGATGACGGATTCTCGGCTTACATGACAAAGCCCATAGAGTCCCGGACTCTTCTCCGCACCATCCGTGAAATCCTTGATGCCTCAAACAGGAGGAAGCTGGATGTTCTTTTGGTGGATGATGATTCTTTTAATCAAAAAATAGTTTCTCTGTTATTAGAGTACCATGGTCATAGGATAACTGTTGCTGATAATGGACAGATAGCTCTTGAGAAACTTGTAGAGAAACGATTTGATATTATCTTTATGGATATGCAAATGCCTGTTCTTGATGGTTTGCAGGCCACAAAAATTATACGTGACTGTGAGAGGAATGGGCTGGAATCAGAAATATTTGAACAGTGGGCTGGAAAAAAAACCAATTTTCTACAGGGTGGCCATATTCCGGTTGTTGCCCTGACAGGTAATCTTGACGATGAGTCCAGAAAACAGTGTCGAGAAGCCGGCATGGATGAATTTCTTGCAAAACCGTTCACTCGTGACGCAATAAATAAAATTATTCAACAGATAACAAAATATCCGCTTACTGTTGACTCTCAGGATGGATTTCAGGAGGCAGGAAGTTCAGGAGAAAAACAGGAAGCGAATGGAGAAGATTTACGAAAAATAGCTTGGGAGCACCTTCGGTCGGTCTATCCACTGGAGGAAAAGCAGCTTACGGAACTGCTGGATGAGTCGGTTCGATCACTGAAATTATCCATTCAGGAGGCATCTCAGGCTCTTGCACTGAATCAAATCGTTATACTGGAATCCATTGCGCATAAAATAAAGGGAACGCTGATGGGATTAGGACTTGTAACACAGATAGAACTGGCAAGAATGCTCCATATTTCTGCAAAGAAAAGTGATATTCGTGAGTATGCATCTCTTTTTCGCCAGTTGACCGAATCCCTTCAAGCATTGATTGAGAATGGGGGCCACAATGATTGA
- a CDS encoding DUF3352 domain-containing protein: MKKVGIVVILIVCCLGLLFIFVGKQDKTIEAADCLPSDVLFYGEQLDFTSMYTDFLESRLGQVLAGIDYKGIAAELGEPGISLLTMEESWIKMRSVLDAPGFNELLGKEFSIAFFPATSFSADNPAKAIEERLLLIARPRHNVKMLQMLAPFLSRDIEQSSVQYGPHIITRYQIDEVNTLSAVSVEGLVIAGFEERLVRKSLDHYDTKKDTLSRNKDFMRLRKNFKGTEIFTYLSFPALLAQGRMIGEDLAEKERAEFFALLDEWDGWGAAAYGIWNEKTQVMDRTEILYDKSKLDSRIARLCEIKPGKNKTLQLVPDDSLFYYWTNTLNLPLIWELYSSRTTRQQPEAFDILRHELRDSAGVELEELLDMVDNEFAMIVDDVDREGIPLPKATMVVQLKKPVKFIEVFTILLRNADIPVSIKQYKKHDISFWGEAPQGGLQPAFTLIGNYLLISNSVDLIEKIVELRGDNAKGLISSAAMKEVGQGLLKENNSAAYIHIAKLANALKDLAVWGGSMAAIQGPELARSAEIMVNQLILPLLDGIAMYDQLGSRSVITKDSIVLESSTAIVQ, from the coding sequence ATGAAAAAAGTTGGAATTGTTGTAATCCTGATTGTCTGTTGCCTGGGACTGCTTTTTATTTTTGTGGGAAAGCAGGATAAAACTATCGAGGCCGCAGATTGTCTGCCATCCGATGTCCTTTTTTATGGGGAACAGTTGGATTTTACCAGTATGTATACGGATTTTTTGGAGAGTCGGTTGGGCCAGGTTCTGGCTGGAATAGATTACAAAGGTATTGCCGCAGAGCTTGGTGAACCGGGAATCTCGCTTCTGACAATGGAAGAATCCTGGATCAAGATGCGTTCTGTGTTAGATGCCCCCGGCTTTAATGAACTCCTTGGAAAGGAATTCTCAATAGCGTTTTTTCCGGCAACGTCTTTTTCGGCTGATAATCCGGCCAAGGCTATTGAAGAGCGCCTCCTGCTTATTGCCAGACCTCGTCATAATGTGAAAATGCTGCAGATGCTTGCTCCTTTTCTCAGTAGAGATATCGAACAGAGTAGCGTTCAATATGGTCCCCACATCATAACAAGATACCAGATTGATGAGGTGAATACTTTGTCGGCCGTTTCCGTTGAAGGTCTTGTAATTGCAGGGTTTGAAGAACGTTTGGTACGTAAAAGCCTCGATCATTATGATACTAAGAAGGATACTCTTAGTCGTAATAAAGATTTTATGAGATTACGGAAAAACTTCAAGGGAACTGAAATTTTTACCTATCTCTCATTTCCAGCACTGTTAGCTCAGGGGCGAATGATCGGTGAAGATCTGGCCGAAAAAGAGAGGGCTGAGTTTTTTGCTCTACTTGATGAATGGGATGGTTGGGGAGCCGCAGCTTATGGTATCTGGAACGAAAAAACTCAGGTTATGGACAGGACTGAAATTCTCTACGACAAGAGTAAGCTCGACAGCAGGATTGCCCGGTTGTGTGAGATCAAACCCGGTAAAAATAAGACGCTTCAACTAGTTCCCGATGACTCACTTTTTTATTATTGGACCAATACCTTGAATCTTCCACTTATCTGGGAGTTGTATTCTTCCAGGACTACCCGGCAACAACCTGAAGCATTCGATATACTGCGTCATGAGTTACGCGACAGTGCGGGGGTGGAACTCGAAGAACTGCTTGATATGGTAGACAACGAGTTTGCCATGATCGTTGATGACGTTGATCGTGAAGGGATCCCCTTGCCGAAGGCAACTATGGTTGTCCAGCTCAAAAAACCCGTTAAATTTATAGAGGTGTTTACTATCCTGTTGCGTAATGCAGATATCCCGGTAAGCATAAAACAGTATAAGAAACATGATATCTCCTTCTGGGGAGAGGCACCTCAGGGTGGCTTACAGCCAGCTTTTACCCTTATTGGAAACTATCTGCTGATTTCTAATTCTGTTGACCTTATAGAAAAAATTGTAGAGCTTCGAGGTGATAATGCTAAGGGCCTTATCAGCAGTGCTGCAATGAAAGAGGTTGGACAGGGGTTACTTAAGGAGAACAATTCGGCAGCGTATATTCACATAGCAAAACTGGCTAATGCCCTGAAAGATCTAGCTGTGTGGGGAGGCAGTATGGCTGCCATACAAGGTCCTGAACTGGCAAGGAGTGCTGAAATCATGGTCAACCAGCTTATTTTGCCATTGCTTGATGGAATTGCCATGTATGATCAGCTCGGATCCCGTTCAGTTATAACGAAAGACAGCATTGTTCTGGAATCCAGCACTGCGATTGTCCAGTAA
- a CDS encoding magnesium chelatase subunit ChlI family protein: MEKYCKVDATAKRLLQRSVEKLGLSARGYHRILKIARTIADMDNKELLKISHIAEAVQYRRNG, translated from the coding sequence GTGGAAAAATATTGCAAGGTTGATGCAACGGCAAAGCGTTTATTGCAAAGAAGCGTGGAAAAGCTTGGCCTTTCTGCCAGGGGATATCATCGTATTCTTAAAATCGCCCGAACAATCGCTGATATGGATAATAAGGAACTTCTTAAAATATCACATATTGCCGAAGCAGTCCAGTATCGTCGAAACGGATAA
- a CDS encoding HD-GYP domain-containing protein: MIDKSMLQTRKLSILIVDDDSAQLMLIRMLVEQQGYEVITACNGVEALKLFRENPDIRLVVTDLDMPFMDGFELIRRVRQEQTKYTYIIVLTSHEAQHSVVAALNDGADDFLTKPAFNEELQLRIKSGIRLLRLESQDELILAMARLSEYRSEETGYHLEKVQRYAALLGHDLLENCKKFHLTPSFVEEIAQVTPLHDIGKVAIPDNILHKPGKLTSEEFEIMKEHSVIGGRMLLDIFAKTGSHYLKTASDIAMYHHEKFNGKGYPEGLKGDAIPLGARIMALADIYDAMTSERCYKEAFSHEKVKSIITQERGEHLDPDVVDSFLRQESVWLTIKERYQRINVLPEKS, encoded by the coding sequence ATGATTGATAAGAGTATGTTGCAAACCCGGAAGCTTTCTATCCTTATTGTTGATGATGATTCGGCTCAGTTGATGCTGATCAGAATGCTTGTGGAACAGCAGGGTTATGAAGTGATTACAGCCTGTAACGGTGTTGAGGCACTGAAGCTGTTTAGAGAAAATCCGGACATCCGGCTTGTGGTTACTGACCTTGATATGCCATTTATGGATGGTTTTGAGTTGATTCGAAGGGTCCGTCAGGAGCAGACAAAATATACCTATATCATTGTTCTAACTTCACATGAGGCGCAACATTCCGTCGTTGCAGCCTTGAACGATGGTGCAGATGATTTCCTCACAAAACCCGCCTTCAATGAGGAACTACAGCTACGGATTAAGAGTGGCATTCGTCTCCTGCGTCTGGAGAGCCAGGATGAGCTTATTCTCGCCATGGCCAGGCTTTCTGAATATAGAAGCGAGGAAACCGGATACCACCTTGAGAAAGTACAGCGTTATGCTGCGTTATTGGGCCATGACCTTCTTGAAAATTGTAAGAAATTTCATTTAACACCATCTTTTGTTGAAGAAATTGCCCAGGTTACTCCTCTGCATGATATCGGGAAGGTAGCAATTCCAGATAATATTCTTCATAAGCCAGGGAAGCTTACCAGTGAAGAGTTTGAAATAATGAAAGAACACTCTGTTATTGGTGGAAGGATGCTCCTTGATATTTTTGCAAAAACGGGATCCCATTATCTGAAAACCGCCAGTGATATTGCCATGTATCACCATGAAAAGTTTAATGGAAAAGGGTACCCTGAGGGCTTGAAGGGGGATGCAATTCCTCTTGGTGCACGAATAATGGCCCTTGCTGATATTTATGATGCCATGACCAGTGAGCGATGTTACAAAGAAGCTTTTTCCCATGAGAAGGTAAAGAGTATTATCACTCAGGAACGGGGAGAACATCTTGATCCTGATGTTGTTGATTCGTTTTTACGTCAGGAAAGTGTCTGGTTAACTATTAAGGAACGGTATCAAAGAATTAATGTGTTGCCTGAAAAGTCCTAA
- a CDS encoding alpha/beta hydrolase family protein: MSTISEYYLQAELALASYSNLSPGMSGKDYTDALQNNGNGMTLTQAQDFSSNWNVIDQYDGTVEESYVDEFGLEHTFLNPTGLSVTLFEDSSGKQVIAVRGTNDLNDVITDVIDIGALGTSEYQAQYKALSAQVEKWVDLGDLHSGFLVTGHSLGGFLATNLTLEYSTDVTQTFIYNAPGVTGVGGNIIEAISSALSPDNPIALPTVLPVSNIVATDDIVSSVGLSVSTPIIISVDAQNPLTAHSIVGLTSSLCIYNLFSTISGSDNPDDFTPFLEKMPDEHALSVVNNVFQAGIDPTQVSVDLAIELTGYANDHSLTGLTVTSLHEHSAEALRSAAENDNAFLFALNALAGFAISGNQPGYVNLVAAEYSTQYLEDRSLFLYQTMHEDTLSPTGDDMQFCDTTLGIDAYAGNGVPDFTDRHYIFGNLEGELIVKKKGSSLPLTFVVNV; this comes from the coding sequence ATGAGTACGATTAGTGAATATTACCTACAAGCTGAACTTGCACTTGCATCATACTCAAATCTGTCTCCAGGAATGTCTGGTAAAGATTATACCGATGCATTACAAAACAATGGCAATGGCATGACGCTCACCCAAGCCCAAGATTTCTCCAGTAATTGGAATGTTATCGACCAATACGATGGAACTGTCGAAGAGAGTTACGTTGACGAATTTGGTTTGGAGCATACCTTTCTCAATCCTACCGGTTTATCAGTAACACTTTTTGAGGATAGCAGTGGTAAACAAGTAATTGCCGTGCGCGGCACTAACGATCTTAACGACGTTATTACCGACGTTATTGATATTGGGGCACTGGGCACAAGTGAATACCAAGCACAATACAAAGCACTTTCAGCGCAAGTAGAAAAATGGGTGGATTTAGGTGATCTTCATTCCGGTTTTTTAGTAACGGGACATTCACTGGGCGGTTTTCTTGCCACCAATCTCACACTTGAATATTCTACAGATGTGACACAAACCTTTATCTACAACGCACCAGGGGTGACAGGTGTCGGCGGCAATATTATTGAAGCCATCTCAAGTGCTCTTTCACCAGATAATCCTATTGCTCTTCCTACTGTGTTGCCAGTTTCTAATATTGTCGCAACGGACGATATTGTTTCGTCCGTCGGCCTTTCCGTCTCCACACCAATTATTATATCTGTTGATGCACAAAATCCACTGACTGCTCACAGTATCGTTGGATTAACCTCTTCTCTATGCATCTACAATCTTTTCTCGACCATCAGCGGCAGTGATAATCCCGATGACTTTACCCCTTTTCTGGAAAAAATGCCCGATGAGCATGCCTTATCGGTTGTTAATAATGTTTTTCAGGCCGGTATTGACCCCACCCAGGTCTCTGTTGATCTTGCCATTGAATTAACCGGGTATGCCAACGACCATAGCCTGACTGGTTTGACGGTAACATCACTGCATGAGCATTCTGCCGAAGCTCTCCGAAGTGCTGCAGAAAATGACAACGCCTTTCTTTTTGCCTTAAACGCGTTAGCTGGTTTTGCCATCTCTGGCAACCAGCCAGGCTATGTCAATCTGGTGGCTGCCGAATATTCAACCCAATATCTCGAAGATCGTTCCCTCTTTCTCTATCAAACAATGCATGAAGATACACTTTCCCCCACCGGCGATGATATGCAGTTTTGTGACACAACCCTTGGCATAGATGCCTATGCAGGAAACGGCGTACCGGATTTTACAGACAGGCATTATATTTTCGGTAACCTGGAAGGTGAATTGATTGTAAAAAAAAAGGGGTCAAGTCTCCCTTTGACCTTTGTGGTGAATGTGTGA